A part of Lacinutrix sp. 5H-3-7-4 genomic DNA contains:
- the murG gene encoding undecaprenyldiphospho-muramoylpentapeptide beta-N-acetylglucosaminyltransferase, translating into MSKNKTYKIILSGGGTGGHIYPAIAIANELKSRYPSAEFLFVGAKDRMEMEKVPQAGYKIKGLWITGIQRQLTLKNLMFPFKLINSLWNARKIVNSFKPDVVIGTGGFASGPLLQVAASKGVPSLIQEQNSYPGITNKLLSKKVQKICVAYDGLERFFPKDKIIKTGNPVRQDLLDIQSKKAEAIKYFNLVEGKKTLLVLGGSLGAKAINELLKRELDFLQTQQVQIIWQTGKLYYSEYKINGDIKDVQVHQYINNMDYAYAAADIIISRAGAGSVSELCIVGKPVVFVPSPYVAEDHQTKNAKSIVDENAALMIAQEDLEVDFKNKFSQLMASEERQKQLGENIKKLALVNATKEIVDEVEKLLKHK; encoded by the coding sequence GTGAGTAAAAACAAAACATATAAAATAATATTAAGCGGTGGCGGTACAGGTGGGCACATCTATCCTGCGATTGCAATTGCTAACGAATTAAAATCACGTTATCCAAGCGCAGAGTTTTTGTTTGTAGGAGCAAAAGATAGAATGGAAATGGAGAAAGTGCCGCAAGCCGGCTATAAAATTAAAGGCTTGTGGATAACTGGAATACAAAGACAATTAACACTTAAAAACTTAATGTTTCCGTTTAAACTAATTAATAGTTTATGGAATGCAAGAAAAATAGTAAACAGTTTTAAACCAGATGTTGTTATAGGAACCGGAGGTTTTGCAAGCGGACCATTATTACAAGTAGCAGCCTCAAAAGGAGTGCCTAGTTTAATACAAGAGCAAAACTCATATCCAGGAATTACTAATAAATTATTATCTAAAAAAGTGCAAAAAATATGTGTTGCATACGATGGTTTAGAGCGTTTTTTTCCTAAAGATAAAATTATAAAAACAGGAAATCCTGTACGTCAGGATTTGTTAGATATTCAATCTAAAAAAGCCGAAGCAATAAAGTACTTTAATTTAGTTGAAGGAAAAAAAACACTATTAGTACTTGGAGGAAGTTTAGGAGCAAAAGCAATAAACGAGCTTTTAAAACGCGAATTAGATTTTTTGCAAACGCAACAAGTGCAAATTATTTGGCAAACAGGAAAACTGTATTATAGTGAGTATAAAATTAATGGTGATATAAAAGACGTGCAAGTTCATCAATATATTAATAATATGGATTATGCTTATGCAGCTGCAGATATTATTATTTCAAGAGCAGGAGCAGGATCTGTAAGTGAATTATGTATTGTTGGTAAACCTGTGGTTTTTGTGCCGTCACCTTATGTGGCAGAAGATCATCAAACAAAAAATGCAAAATCTATTGTGGATGAAAATGCTGCGTTAATGATTGCTCAGGAAGATTTAGAAGTAGATTTTAAAAATAAATTTTCACAGTTAATGGCTTCAGAAGAAAGGCAAAAGCAATTGGGAGAAAATATTAAAAAATTAGCATTAGTTAATGCAACAAAAGAAATAGTCGATGAAGTTGAAAAGCTTCTGAAGCATAAATAA
- the murC gene encoding UDP-N-acetylmuramate--L-alanine ligase, with the protein MNLNNIHNIYFVGIGGIGMSAIARYFNATGKYVAGYDKTKTDITEALKEIGVNVHFEDAVENIESQFLDPEKTLVVYTPAIPKNNKELNYFNANKFTVLKRSEILGLITENTYCLAVAGTHGKTTTTSILGHIMRECNVPLTAFLGGISENYSSNLILNGDEVSVVEADEFDRSFLTLSPDLACITSMDADHLDIYGDASELVKTFEDFAKKLKPNGKLFVKNGLPLKGITYGIEDDADYAVQNIKIENGTYVFDVKMPNTILKQVKFNLPGRHNLSNALIALAMAVEYGLPKPQLAKALASYKGVKRRFTYQIKTNELVFIDDYAHHPEEIKAVHQAVREMYPKDEVLVVFQPHLFSRTKDFGVEFAQSLSMFDEILLLDIYPARELPIEGINSKWLLNKINNPKKQLIEKSQIINKIKASKSKIILTLGAGDIGAEVKIIKQALINEN; encoded by the coding sequence ATGAATTTAAACAACATACATAACATCTATTTTGTAGGTATTGGCGGTATTGGTATGAGTGCTATTGCACGTTACTTTAATGCAACAGGTAAGTATGTTGCAGGTTACGATAAAACCAAAACAGATATTACAGAAGCGTTAAAAGAAATAGGTGTTAACGTTCATTTTGAAGATGCAGTAGAAAATATCGAAAGTCAGTTTTTAGATCCAGAAAAAACCTTGGTTGTTTATACACCGGCAATCCCAAAAAATAATAAAGAGTTAAATTATTTTAACGCTAATAAATTTACAGTTTTAAAACGTTCAGAAATATTAGGACTAATAACTGAAAATACATATTGCTTGGCTGTAGCAGGTACGCACGGTAAAACCACAACAACAAGCATACTTGGTCATATTATGCGAGAATGTAATGTGCCTTTAACAGCATTTTTGGGAGGCATTAGTGAAAACTATAGCTCTAATTTAATACTAAATGGAGATGAAGTAAGTGTTGTTGAGGCAGATGAGTTTGATCGTTCATTTTTAACACTATCTCCAGATCTAGCATGTATAACATCTATGGATGCAGATCATTTAGATATTTATGGAGACGCATCAGAACTAGTGAAAACATTCGAGGATTTTGCAAAAAAACTAAAACCAAACGGCAAACTCTTTGTAAAGAACGGGTTGCCTTTAAAAGGTATAACCTATGGTATTGAAGATGATGCAGATTATGCCGTTCAAAATATAAAAATAGAAAATGGTACTTATGTGTTTGATGTGAAAATGCCAAATACAATACTAAAACAAGTTAAATTTAACCTACCTGGTAGACATAATTTGTCGAATGCTTTAATAGCCCTAGCGATGGCTGTAGAATATGGGCTCCCTAAGCCGCAGCTCGCTAAGGCACTAGCATCCTATAAAGGTGTAAAACGACGTTTTACCTATCAAATAAAAACTAATGAACTTGTTTTTATAGACGATTATGCACATCATCCCGAAGAAATAAAGGCAGTACATCAAGCCGTTAGAGAAATGTATCCAAAAGATGAAGTGCTAGTTGTGTTTCAACCGCATTTATTTTCAAGAACAAAAGATTTTGGTGTGGAGTTTGCACAAAGCCTTTCAATGTTTGACGAAATTTTATTGTTAGATATATATCCAGCAAGAGAATTACCAATAGAAGGCATAAACTCAAAATGGTTATTAAATAAAATAAATAACCCTAAAAAACAGCTAATAGAAAAGTCGCAAATTATAAATAAAATTAAGGCAAGTAAATCTAAAATTATACTAACTCTTGGAGCAGGAGATATAGGAGCAGAAGTTAAAATTATAAAGCAGGCATTAATTAATGAAAATTAA
- a CDS encoding FtsW/RodA/SpoVE family cell cycle protein, producing the protein MQQLFNNIKGDRLIWAIAALLAIFSFLPVYSAASNLAYVGGNSNTFAFFVKHFMHLFLGFTIMYGVHKIPYRYFRGLSMVMIPIVLVLLVVTIMQGTTIEGANASRWIRIPFVNMSFQTSTLASVVLMVYVARYMSKIKDQKVSFKESILPLWLPVFLVLILILPSNFSTTALIFLMVIVLVFLGGYPIRYLAVIIGSGILALVLFILVAKAFPDAMPNRVDTWMSRIENFSDGGDTEADYQIEKAKIAIASGELTGVGPGKSTQKNFLPQSSSDFIFAIIIEEYGLLGGLFLMVMYMWLLFRIVIVAQKSDTLFGKLLVLGVGFPIVFQAMINMAVAVELFPVTGQTLPLISSGGTSIWMTCLAIGIILSVSAKREEIKGREETENTEDNPLEILSETI; encoded by the coding sequence GTGCAACAACTTTTTAATAACATAAAAGGCGATCGATTAATATGGGCAATAGCTGCTTTATTGGCTATTTTCTCATTTCTTCCTGTGTATAGTGCGGCAAGTAATTTAGCATACGTTGGTGGTAATAGTAATACCTTTGCTTTTTTTGTAAAACACTTTATGCATTTGTTTTTAGGGTTTACCATTATGTATGGAGTACATAAAATTCCATATCGTTACTTTCGTGGTTTATCTATGGTAATGATACCAATAGTATTGGTGTTATTGGTTGTTACAATCATGCAAGGTACTACAATAGAAGGTGCAAATGCCAGTCGCTGGATTCGTATCCCGTTTGTAAATATGTCGTTTCAAACCTCTACGTTGGCATCCGTTGTATTAATGGTTTATGTTGCGCGATATATGTCTAAAATAAAAGATCAAAAAGTATCTTTTAAAGAGTCTATTTTGCCATTATGGTTGCCAGTATTTTTGGTGCTTATTTTAATATTGCCTTCAAACTTTTCTACTACAGCCTTAATATTTTTAATGGTTATTGTGTTGGTTTTTTTAGGTGGTTATCCTATTCGTTATTTAGCAGTAATTATTGGTTCGGGAATATTAGCATTGGTTTTATTTATACTGGTAGCAAAAGCATTTCCAGATGCTATGCCTAACCGTGTAGATACTTGGATGAGTAGAATAGAAAACTTTTCAGATGGAGGAGATACAGAAGCAGACTATCAAATAGAAAAAGCTAAAATAGCAATTGCTTCTGGAGAATTAACCGGTGTTGGTCCTGGAAAAAGTACGCAAAAAAACTTCTTGCCACAGTCGTCTTCAGATTTTATTTTTGCAATTATTATTGAAGAATATGGCTTACTTGGTGGCTTGTTTTTAATGGTAATGTACATGTGGTTACTATTTAGAATTGTTATTGTAGCTCAAAAATCAGACACACTTTTTGGTAAACTTTTAGTGCTTGGTGTTGGTTTTCCTATTGTATTTCAAGCCATGATAAATATGGCTGTTGCAGTAGAGTTGTTTCCGGTAACAGGACAAACACTTCCATTAATAAGTAGTGGTGGAACATCAATTTGGATGACCTGTTTAGCTATAGGTATTATTTTGAGCGTAAGCGCAAAAAGAGAAGAGATAAAAGGAAGAGAAGAAACTGAAAACACAGAAGATAATCCGTTAGAGATTCTATCGGAAACAATATAA
- the murD gene encoding UDP-N-acetylmuramoyl-L-alanine--D-glutamate ligase yields the protein MKKQRLVILGAGESGVGTALLAKAEGYEVFVSDKGKIKGNYKKILIHNEIEWEEQQHTEIKILNADVVMKSPGIPDKVELVQKLISNTIPVISEIEFASKYTKATIVGITGSNGKTTTASLTHHILSQELNVGLAGNIGDSFAKQILEKNYKNYVLEISSFQLDGIIDFKPNIAIITNITPDHLDRYDYKFENYINSKFRIALNQTKEDYLIYDADDEVITNWLKTNTIQSTLLPFSLTKKIENGAYLENENIKITIDNKHIIMPTKNLALEGKHNVKNAMAASTVSHLLKIRKQTIRESLENFHGVEHRLEQVLKINKVQYINDSKATNVNATYYALESMDAPTVWIVGGTDKGNDYTELFPFINEKVKAIICLGIDNEKLLENFGNMVDVIVETQFMSEAVKIAYKIAEAGDNVLLSPACASFDLFENYEDRGRQFKNAVRNL from the coding sequence ATGAAAAAACAAAGATTAGTAATATTAGGAGCAGGAGAAAGTGGTGTTGGTACAGCACTTTTAGCTAAAGCTGAAGGTTACGAGGTTTTTGTTTCAGATAAAGGAAAAATAAAAGGAAACTATAAGAAAATTCTTATACATAATGAGATTGAATGGGAAGAACAACAGCACACAGAAATTAAAATTTTAAATGCTGATGTTGTAATGAAGAGTCCTGGAATTCCTGATAAAGTAGAATTAGTCCAAAAACTTATCAGTAATACTATTCCAGTGATTTCAGAAATTGAATTTGCTTCAAAATACACAAAAGCAACAATAGTAGGAATCACTGGAAGCAATGGAAAAACAACTACAGCATCATTAACACATCATATTCTTTCGCAAGAATTAAATGTAGGATTAGCGGGAAACATTGGAGATAGTTTTGCTAAGCAAATTTTAGAAAAAAATTATAAAAACTATGTGCTAGAAATTAGCAGTTTTCAACTAGACGGTATTATAGACTTTAAGCCCAATATTGCTATAATTACTAATATCACACCAGATCATTTAGATAGGTACGACTATAAGTTTGAAAACTATATCAATTCAAAATTTCGAATAGCATTAAATCAAACAAAAGAAGATTATTTGATTTATGATGCAGACGACGAAGTGATAACAAATTGGTTAAAAACAAATACAATTCAATCAACATTATTACCATTTTCATTAACAAAAAAAATAGAAAATGGTGCGTATTTGGAAAACGAGAATATAAAAATAACAATAGATAACAAACATATAATTATGCCGACAAAAAATTTAGCTTTAGAAGGAAAGCACAACGTAAAAAATGCAATGGCTGCATCAACAGTGTCACACCTGTTAAAAATTAGAAAACAAACAATACGTGAAAGTTTAGAAAATTTTCATGGTGTCGAGCATCGCTTAGAGCAAGTACTTAAAATTAATAAAGTACAATATATAAACGACTCTAAAGCAACTAATGTAAATGCAACATATTATGCGTTAGAAAGTATGGATGCACCAACAGTTTGGATTGTTGGAGGAACAGATAAAGGTAACGACTATACAGAGTTATTTCCGTTTATAAATGAAAAAGTAAAAGCAATAATTTGTTTGGGCATAGACAATGAAAAGCTTTTAGAAAATTTCGGGAATATGGTAGATGTTATTGTAGAAACTCAGTTTATGAGCGAGGCAGTAAAAATTGCTTATAAAATTGCCGAAGCTGGAGATAATGTATTGTTATCGCCAGCATGTGCAAGTTTCGATTTATTTGAAAATTATGAAGATAGAGGAAGACAATTTAAAAATGCTGTAAGAAATCTGTAA
- a CDS encoding UDP-N-acetylmuramoyl-L-alanyl-D-glutamate--2,6-diaminopimelate ligase: MTSLIDILYKVTINAVVGTTNVYVRNIHFNSRSVAVNDLFVAIKGSVVDGHDYIENAIKQGAIAVVCEYLPKTLKEGISYIVVEDSSIALAIMASNYYGNPSSNLKLVGVTGTNGKTTIASLLFQLFKKAGYKVGLLSTVVIKVDNKDYKATHTTPDSLTINRYLSEMNNEGVEFCFMEVSSHGIHQKRTQGLDFAGGIFTNLSHDHLDYHETFAEYRDVKKSFFDNLSSSAFALTNADDKNGAIMLQNTKAKQYKYGLKNYANYKAQILENSFSGMLLKINDSDVWTRLIGGFNASNVLAIYATAELLGLEKTEILRLISELESVSGRFQYLISEENITAIVDYAHTPDALKNVLETINSIRTKNEELITVIGCGGDRDATKRPKMGHIASALSTKAIFTSDNPRTEVPELIIEDIEKGVEPQNFKKTLSIVDRKQAIKTACQLANAGDIILIAGKGHETYQEINGERTDFDDFKIVKNLLKQLQK, translated from the coding sequence GTGACATCATTAATAGACATATTATATAAAGTAACTATCAATGCAGTAGTTGGTACCACAAACGTGTATGTGAGAAATATTCATTTTAACTCGCGTAGCGTTGCTGTAAACGATTTGTTTGTGGCAATTAAAGGAAGTGTTGTAGATGGTCACGATTATATAGAGAATGCAATAAAGCAAGGAGCAATTGCTGTGGTTTGTGAGTATTTACCAAAAACTTTAAAAGAAGGTATTAGTTATATAGTTGTTGAAGACTCTAGTATTGCTTTAGCAATAATGGCTTCAAATTATTATGGCAATCCATCTTCTAATTTAAAATTAGTGGGAGTTACTGGAACAAATGGTAAAACGACTATAGCATCACTGTTGTTTCAATTATTTAAAAAGGCAGGATATAAAGTTGGCTTGCTTTCAACGGTAGTAATAAAAGTAGATAATAAGGACTATAAAGCTACGCATACAACGCCAGATTCTCTAACTATAAATCGCTATTTAAGTGAGATGAATAACGAAGGTGTTGAGTTTTGTTTTATGGAGGTGAGCTCGCATGGTATTCATCAAAAAAGAACTCAAGGTCTTGATTTTGCAGGTGGTATTTTTACAAATTTATCACATGATCATTTAGATTATCATGAAACGTTTGCAGAGTATCGCGATGTTAAAAAATCCTTTTTCGATAATTTAAGTAGTAGTGCTTTTGCATTAACAAATGCCGATGATAAAAACGGAGCAATTATGCTTCAAAACACAAAGGCGAAGCAGTATAAATACGGTTTAAAAAATTATGCAAATTATAAAGCTCAAATACTAGAAAACTCATTTAGTGGCATGTTGTTAAAAATTAACGATAGCGATGTGTGGACAAGGTTAATAGGTGGTTTTAATGCTTCAAACGTATTGGCTATATACGCCACTGCTGAATTATTAGGATTAGAAAAAACCGAGATTTTAAGACTCATAAGCGAGCTAGAAAGTGTAAGTGGGAGATTTCAATATTTAATTTCTGAAGAAAATATTACAGCGATTGTAGATTATGCACATACGCCAGATGCTTTAAAAAATGTGTTGGAAACCATTAATAGTATTCGCACCAAAAATGAAGAATTAATAACTGTTATTGGTTGTGGTGGAGATAGAGATGCTACAAAAAGACCAAAAATGGGACACATTGCTTCAGCGTTAAGCACAAAAGCCATTTTTACAAGTGATAACCCAAGAACAGAAGTGCCTGAGTTAATTATTGAAGATATTGAGAAAGGTGTAGAACCTCAAAATTTTAAAAAAACCTTATCAATTGTAGATAGAAAACAAGCTATAAAAACAGCTTGTCAATTAGCAAATGCTGGTGATATTATTTTAATAGCAGGAAAAGGGCATGAGACTTATCAAGAAATAAATGGTGAGCGAACAGATTTTGACGATTTTAAAATAGTTAAAAATTTATTAAAACAATTACAAAAATAA
- the mraY gene encoding phospho-N-acetylmuramoyl-pentapeptide-transferase, whose translation MLYYLFEYLEKQFQLTGASVFEFITFRAALAIILSLLFSTIFGKKIIRILQKKQVGESVRDLGLDGQVEKAGTPTMGGLIIIFSTLIPVLLLAKLENIYVIMLIVTTIWMGLVGFADDYIKVFKKDKAGLSGKFKVLGQVGLGIFVGAIMYFHPGVTIKTEKVNPVYETEKITQNSAVEFNPAEQSLKTTIPFVKDNEFDYSNLVTWLGDDYAKYAWLIFIPIVIFIVTAVSNGANLTDGIDGLAAGSSAIIVFALAVFAFISGNLVFSDYLNVMFIPQLGELVVFIAAFIGALIGFLWYNTYPAQVFMGDTGSLTIGGVIAVIAIAVRKELLIPLLCGIFFAESLSVILQVSWFKYTRKKYGEGRRIFKMSPLHHHYQKGGYHESKIVTRFWIVGIFLAILSIVTLKLR comes from the coding sequence ATGTTATACTACCTATTCGAATATTTAGAAAAACAATTCCAGCTAACGGGAGCAAGTGTGTTTGAGTTTATAACTTTTCGCGCGGCTTTAGCGATAATATTATCGTTGTTGTTTTCTACTATTTTTGGAAAAAAAATAATAAGAATCCTTCAAAAAAAGCAAGTAGGCGAATCTGTAAGAGATTTAGGTTTAGATGGTCAAGTAGAAAAAGCAGGAACACCAACAATGGGTGGATTAATAATTATTTTTTCAACATTAATTCCTGTGTTATTGCTTGCTAAGCTTGAAAATATTTATGTAATCATGCTTATTGTAACTACAATTTGGATGGGATTAGTAGGTTTTGCAGACGATTATATAAAAGTATTTAAAAAAGATAAAGCTGGTTTAAGCGGTAAATTTAAGGTGCTTGGCCAAGTAGGATTAGGGATTTTTGTTGGAGCAATAATGTACTTTCATCCAGGAGTAACCATAAAAACTGAAAAAGTAAATCCTGTTTACGAAACAGAAAAAATAACACAAAACTCAGCAGTAGAATTTAACCCAGCAGAGCAGTCATTAAAAACAACCATTCCATTTGTAAAAGATAACGAATTCGATTATTCAAATTTAGTGACTTGGTTGGGTGATGATTATGCAAAATATGCATGGTTAATATTTATACCAATCGTAATATTTATTGTAACAGCAGTATCTAACGGTGCAAATCTAACCGATGGTATTGATGGTTTGGCGGCAGGAAGTTCTGCCATAATTGTATTTGCATTAGCTGTATTTGCATTTATTTCTGGAAACCTTGTGTTTTCAGATTATTTAAATGTCATGTTTATACCACAATTAGGTGAGTTGGTTGTGTTTATAGCTGCCTTTATAGGTGCGCTAATTGGGTTTTTGTGGTACAATACTTATCCAGCGCAAGTTTTTATGGGAGATACAGGAAGCTTAACAATTGGCGGTGTTATAGCAGTTATTGCAATTGCAGTAAGAAAAGAGCTATTAATTCCTTTGTTATGCGGAATCTTTTTTGCAGAGTCGCTCTCGGTAATACTTCAAGTGAGTTGGTTTAAATACACTAGAAAAAAATATGGCGAAGGCAGGCGAATTTTTAAAATGTCGCCGTTGCATCATCACTATCAAAAAGGAGGATATCACGAAAGTAAAATTGTTACACGATTCTGGATTGTAGGAATATTTTTAGCAATTCTTTCTATTGTAACATTAAAATTAAGGTAA